The following coding sequences lie in one Oncorhynchus nerka isolate Pitt River linkage group LG14, Oner_Uvic_2.0, whole genome shotgun sequence genomic window:
- the LOC115141659 gene encoding mitogen-activated protein kinase kinase kinase kinase 5-like isoform X1 produces MDSQNRAALDISTRNPQEDFEILLRVGGGTYGEVYKARNKQNGELAAIKVIKMEPEEDFSVIQQEIVIVKSCKHRNIVAYYGSYIRANTLSICMEFCGGGSLQDVYHVTGPLSELQIAFVCREMLQGLDYLHGQKKIHRDIKGANILLNDLGEVKLADFGISAQITATLARRMSFIGTPYWMAPEVAAVAIKGGYNELCDVWSVGITAIELAELQPPLFDVHPLRVLFLMSKSGYQPPKLKEKAKWSSIFYNFVKAMLIRNTKKRPSASKMLTHLFLTQPCLRQDLILDLLEKLRHPEKLKPSLPSEEEDVEVVVPGSLRRIYSINRHNQAERTNSDISLEQLYTRKPVKIASPEAMVRSTVQWHTLGSTGSDKSLIRDQCMDSDDDYDDVDIPTVCTRSVTIPRDDIPPPLPPKPKVCHSSEEIVTGEDKRGQTLHSLYAPSPLLRTSSATHTRPVPRPRSQRNVNSDPVSFPLHITDRPADLQPPELPPKKDRRRRQPPQDPVECASPVLKKPPVYFKKVFHGCPLKVNCSTSWDHPTTKDHHLILGADEGIYTLNLNSSEATMELLYPGKCSWVYTISNVLMSISGKSSQLHSHLLKELCEQARKEQRMVALPTHRLLPRKFSVSCKIPDTKGCKTCSVASNVQQGCVFLCCALETSVVLLQWYEPMHKFMLIKHFDFPLPSPLHVFEMMVAPQQEYPLVCIGVHRGPSPEQPIQLDNMNLNSNTSWFTNTGLESRCSDTVQVNQLDCNTLLVLIENSVHIVDLEGVQRSHRIIQAETTFTFDVEAVVYFENTLLAVWRHGWQRRGEGPYVLQEITDPKKTFRLVGSDRIVVMETRQSEDNSGLCNLYILEIAENYVPVP; encoded by the exons ATGGACTCCCAGAACCGGGCTGCACTGGACATCTCCACCCGGAATCCCCAGGAGGACTTTGAGATTCTGCTCCGGGTCGGTGGAGGCACCTATGGCGAAGTTTACAAG gcTCGGAACAAGCAGAACGGGGAGCTGGCGGCCATCAAGGTCATCAAGATGGAGCCAG AGGAGGACTTCTCGGTAATCCAGCAGGAGATCGTCATAGTGAAGAGCTGCAAGCACCGCAACATTGTGGCCTACTATGGCAGCTATATACG GGCCAACACGCTGTCGATCTGCATGGAGTTCTGTGGAGGAGGCTCTCTCCAGGATGtctaccatg tgACCGGACCTCTCTCTGAGCTTCAGATTGCATTTGTCTGCAGGGAGATGTTGCAG GGTCTGGATTACTTACATGGCCAGAAGAAGATTCACAGAGACATAAAG GGTGCCAACATCCTCCTGAATGACCTTGGAGAGGTGAAGCTAG CGGACTTTGGGATTTCGGCACAGATCACGGCTACTCTGGCACGGCGGATGTCCTTCATCGGGACTCCTTACTG GATGGCGCCAGAGGTGGCTGCCGTGGCGATAAAGGGGGGTTACAATGAGCTGTGTGACGTGTGGTCTGTAGGAATCACTGCTATCGAGCTGGCTGAGCTGCAGCCCCCATTGTTCGATGTGCACCCACTAAG GGTGCTGTTCCTCATGTCCAAAAGTGGCTACCAACCTCCTAAACTAAAGGAAAAGGCCAAATG GTCCTCGATTTTCTATAACTTTGTCAAGGCAATGCTGATCAGGAACACTAAGAAGAGACCCAGTGCCTCAAAGATGCTGACG cACCTGTTTCTGACCCAGCCGTGTCTGAGACAGGATTTGATCTTGGATCTGCTGGAGAAGCTGCGTCACCCCGAGAAACTGAAGCCCTCGCTGCCATCTGAGGAGGAAGACGTGGAG GTTGTGGTACCCGGCTCCCTGAGAAGGATCTACTCCATTAACAGACACAACCAGGCAGAGAGAACCAACTCTGACATCAGCt tgGAGCAGCTCTACACCAGGAAGCCAGTAAAGATAGCCTCACCAGAAGCaatg GTACGGTCTACAGTGCAGTGGCACACACTGGGATCCACTGGCAGCGACAAGAGCCTAATTAG AGACCAATGCATGGACTCAGATGATGACTATGATGACGTGGACAT TCCGACCGTCTGCACCAGAAG TGTAACAATCCCACGAGATGACATCCCACCCCCACTCCCTCCTAAG CCCAAAGTTTGTCACAGTTCGGAGGAGATTGTGACAGGAGAGGACAAACGTGGCCAGACACTTCACTCCCTCTACGCCCCCTCGCCCCTCCTCCGGACCTCTAGTGCCACCCACACACGCCCCGTCCCCCGTCCGCGCTCCCAGCGAAACGTCAACTCCG ACCCTGTTTCCTTCCCATTAcacataacagacagaccagCGGACCTCCAACCACCTGAGCTGCCCCCCAAGAaagacaggagaaggagacagcCTCCCCAG GATCCAGTTGAATGTGCCAGCCCTGTGCTGAAGAAACCTCCA GTGTACTTTAAGAAAGTATTCCATGGCTGTCCGTTGAAAGTGAATTGTTCAACGTCGTGGGACCATCCGACAACTAAAGACCACCACCTGATCCTGGGAGCAGACGAGGGGATCTACACCCTCAACCTGAACAGCTCAGAGGCCACCATGGAGCTG CTCTATCCAGGAAAGTGCAGCTGGGTTTACACCATTAGTAATGTCCTCATGTCAATATCAG GTAAGTCATCCCAGCTCCATTCTCACTTACTGAAGGAGCTGTGTGAGCAGGCCCGAAAGGAGCAGCGAATGGTGGCCTTGCCAACCCACAGACTATTGCCTAG GAAGTTTTCGGTGTCATGTAAGATACCGGACACCAAAGGCTGCAAGACCTGCTCAGTGG CCAGTAATGTGCAGCAGGGCTGTGTGTTCCTGTGCTGTGCCCTGGAGACCAGTGTGGTGCTCCTGCAGTGGTACGAGCCCATGCATAAGTTCATGCTCATCAAG CACTTTGACTTCCCCCTGCCCAGTCCCCTGCATGTGTTTGAGATGATGGTGGCACCGCAGCAGGAGTACCCTCTAGTGTGCATTGGGGTACACAGGGGTCCCAGTCCTGAGCAGCCCATTCAACTGGACAACATGAACCTCAACTCCAACACCTCTTGGTTCACCAACACTGGCTTAG aGAGCCGGTGTTCTGACACAGTGCAGGTGAACCAGCTGGACTGTAACACTCTGCTGGTGCTCATTGAGA ATTCAGTACATATTGTGGACCTGGAGGGGGTGCAGAGGAGCCACCGGATAATTCAAGCTGAGACTACTTTCACTTTtgatgtggaagctgtag TGTATTTTGAGAACACTCTGCTGGCTGTGTGGCGTCACggctggcagaggagaggagagggcccaTACGTACTGCAGGAGATCACAGACCCCAAGAAGACCTTCCGTCTTGTGGGTTCAGACCG GATAGTTGTCATGGAGACAAGGCAGAGTGAGGACAATTCGGGGCTCTGTAACCTGTACATCCTGGAGATTGCAGAGAACTATGTCCCAGTACCTTGA
- the LOC115141659 gene encoding mitogen-activated protein kinase kinase kinase kinase 5-like isoform X2, protein MEPEEDFSVIQQEIVIVKSCKHRNIVAYYGSYIRANTLSICMEFCGGGSLQDVYHVTGPLSELQIAFVCREMLQGLDYLHGQKKIHRDIKGANILLNDLGEVKLADFGISAQITATLARRMSFIGTPYWMAPEVAAVAIKGGYNELCDVWSVGITAIELAELQPPLFDVHPLRVLFLMSKSGYQPPKLKEKAKWSSIFYNFVKAMLIRNTKKRPSASKMLTHLFLTQPCLRQDLILDLLEKLRHPEKLKPSLPSEEEDVEVVVPGSLRRIYSINRHNQAERTNSDISLEQLYTRKPVKIASPEAMVRSTVQWHTLGSTGSDKSLIRDQCMDSDDDYDDVDIPTVCTRSVTIPRDDIPPPLPPKPKVCHSSEEIVTGEDKRGQTLHSLYAPSPLLRTSSATHTRPVPRPRSQRNVNSDPVSFPLHITDRPADLQPPELPPKKDRRRRQPPQDPVECASPVLKKPPVYFKKVFHGCPLKVNCSTSWDHPTTKDHHLILGADEGIYTLNLNSSEATMELLYPGKCSWVYTISNVLMSISGKSSQLHSHLLKELCEQARKEQRMVALPTHRLLPRKFSVSCKIPDTKGCKTCSVASNVQQGCVFLCCALETSVVLLQWYEPMHKFMLIKHFDFPLPSPLHVFEMMVAPQQEYPLVCIGVHRGPSPEQPIQLDNMNLNSNTSWFTNTGLESRCSDTVQVNQLDCNTLLVLIENSVHIVDLEGVQRSHRIIQAETTFTFDVEAVVYFENTLLAVWRHGWQRRGEGPYVLQEITDPKKTFRLVGSDRIVVMETRQSEDNSGLCNLYILEIAENYVPVP, encoded by the exons ATGGAGCCAG AGGAGGACTTCTCGGTAATCCAGCAGGAGATCGTCATAGTGAAGAGCTGCAAGCACCGCAACATTGTGGCCTACTATGGCAGCTATATACG GGCCAACACGCTGTCGATCTGCATGGAGTTCTGTGGAGGAGGCTCTCTCCAGGATGtctaccatg tgACCGGACCTCTCTCTGAGCTTCAGATTGCATTTGTCTGCAGGGAGATGTTGCAG GGTCTGGATTACTTACATGGCCAGAAGAAGATTCACAGAGACATAAAG GGTGCCAACATCCTCCTGAATGACCTTGGAGAGGTGAAGCTAG CGGACTTTGGGATTTCGGCACAGATCACGGCTACTCTGGCACGGCGGATGTCCTTCATCGGGACTCCTTACTG GATGGCGCCAGAGGTGGCTGCCGTGGCGATAAAGGGGGGTTACAATGAGCTGTGTGACGTGTGGTCTGTAGGAATCACTGCTATCGAGCTGGCTGAGCTGCAGCCCCCATTGTTCGATGTGCACCCACTAAG GGTGCTGTTCCTCATGTCCAAAAGTGGCTACCAACCTCCTAAACTAAAGGAAAAGGCCAAATG GTCCTCGATTTTCTATAACTTTGTCAAGGCAATGCTGATCAGGAACACTAAGAAGAGACCCAGTGCCTCAAAGATGCTGACG cACCTGTTTCTGACCCAGCCGTGTCTGAGACAGGATTTGATCTTGGATCTGCTGGAGAAGCTGCGTCACCCCGAGAAACTGAAGCCCTCGCTGCCATCTGAGGAGGAAGACGTGGAG GTTGTGGTACCCGGCTCCCTGAGAAGGATCTACTCCATTAACAGACACAACCAGGCAGAGAGAACCAACTCTGACATCAGCt tgGAGCAGCTCTACACCAGGAAGCCAGTAAAGATAGCCTCACCAGAAGCaatg GTACGGTCTACAGTGCAGTGGCACACACTGGGATCCACTGGCAGCGACAAGAGCCTAATTAG AGACCAATGCATGGACTCAGATGATGACTATGATGACGTGGACAT TCCGACCGTCTGCACCAGAAG TGTAACAATCCCACGAGATGACATCCCACCCCCACTCCCTCCTAAG CCCAAAGTTTGTCACAGTTCGGAGGAGATTGTGACAGGAGAGGACAAACGTGGCCAGACACTTCACTCCCTCTACGCCCCCTCGCCCCTCCTCCGGACCTCTAGTGCCACCCACACACGCCCCGTCCCCCGTCCGCGCTCCCAGCGAAACGTCAACTCCG ACCCTGTTTCCTTCCCATTAcacataacagacagaccagCGGACCTCCAACCACCTGAGCTGCCCCCCAAGAaagacaggagaaggagacagcCTCCCCAG GATCCAGTTGAATGTGCCAGCCCTGTGCTGAAGAAACCTCCA GTGTACTTTAAGAAAGTATTCCATGGCTGTCCGTTGAAAGTGAATTGTTCAACGTCGTGGGACCATCCGACAACTAAAGACCACCACCTGATCCTGGGAGCAGACGAGGGGATCTACACCCTCAACCTGAACAGCTCAGAGGCCACCATGGAGCTG CTCTATCCAGGAAAGTGCAGCTGGGTTTACACCATTAGTAATGTCCTCATGTCAATATCAG GTAAGTCATCCCAGCTCCATTCTCACTTACTGAAGGAGCTGTGTGAGCAGGCCCGAAAGGAGCAGCGAATGGTGGCCTTGCCAACCCACAGACTATTGCCTAG GAAGTTTTCGGTGTCATGTAAGATACCGGACACCAAAGGCTGCAAGACCTGCTCAGTGG CCAGTAATGTGCAGCAGGGCTGTGTGTTCCTGTGCTGTGCCCTGGAGACCAGTGTGGTGCTCCTGCAGTGGTACGAGCCCATGCATAAGTTCATGCTCATCAAG CACTTTGACTTCCCCCTGCCCAGTCCCCTGCATGTGTTTGAGATGATGGTGGCACCGCAGCAGGAGTACCCTCTAGTGTGCATTGGGGTACACAGGGGTCCCAGTCCTGAGCAGCCCATTCAACTGGACAACATGAACCTCAACTCCAACACCTCTTGGTTCACCAACACTGGCTTAG aGAGCCGGTGTTCTGACACAGTGCAGGTGAACCAGCTGGACTGTAACACTCTGCTGGTGCTCATTGAGA ATTCAGTACATATTGTGGACCTGGAGGGGGTGCAGAGGAGCCACCGGATAATTCAAGCTGAGACTACTTTCACTTTtgatgtggaagctgtag TGTATTTTGAGAACACTCTGCTGGCTGTGTGGCGTCACggctggcagaggagaggagagggcccaTACGTACTGCAGGAGATCACAGACCCCAAGAAGACCTTCCGTCTTGTGGGTTCAGACCG GATAGTTGTCATGGAGACAAGGCAGAGTGAGGACAATTCGGGGCTCTGTAACCTGTACATCCTGGAGATTGCAGAGAACTATGTCCCAGTACCTTGA